From Thermogemmata fonticola, a single genomic window includes:
- a CDS encoding AAA family ATPase codes for MLESRFEESSGVMRVLLAAERQHEREHGRRAALHLGLDCAASDCVPLSDLRVRLVRQPPGDLVLVFLDGDTATALRAVRQAAEQTQQPVYAITRYQQDAEVVEAARAAGAADVWPYDAVRDRLLEAIEELRRSGRVPEIRGRIVSVTAAVGGAGCTTVATGLAFTLAEREQNVVLAELGTRVPQLALNLDLQPKHSLAELIQAGERMDGSMVRSTAVQHPDKVDVLAYFPETLAAEELTPDNVRDFQVILRNLYRWIVLDAGPQHGLEAEAILRAADLVVVLTRLDPPGLRLTRKYVRTLVDNGVSAQDIVIVANRYGQSGQVPWQKAEEALQRKIEAWLPDDPRAVNNALILGRSVTQTARWSRLSRELRRLASALLARLTSANS; via the coding sequence ATGCTTGAATCCCGCTTCGAGGAATCCTCTGGCGTTATGCGCGTACTGCTAGCAGCAGAGCGACAGCACGAACGGGAACACGGTCGCCGGGCCGCTTTGCACTTAGGATTGGACTGCGCCGCTAGCGATTGCGTGCCGCTCAGTGACCTGCGGGTCCGTTTGGTACGCCAACCCCCCGGCGATCTGGTCTTGGTTTTCCTGGATGGAGACACGGCAACCGCCTTGCGAGCGGTGCGCCAAGCGGCTGAGCAAACGCAACAGCCGGTGTATGCTATCACGCGGTATCAGCAGGATGCGGAAGTGGTGGAAGCCGCCCGTGCAGCCGGAGCTGCGGATGTTTGGCCTTACGATGCCGTCCGCGATCGGTTGCTGGAGGCCATCGAGGAGCTGCGCCGGAGTGGGCGGGTTCCCGAAATCCGCGGGCGCATCGTCAGTGTAACCGCGGCTGTAGGCGGAGCCGGTTGCACAACCGTGGCGACGGGCCTGGCCTTTACTCTGGCAGAACGGGAGCAGAATGTGGTCTTGGCCGAGTTGGGTACTCGCGTCCCCCAATTGGCCCTGAACTTGGACCTCCAGCCCAAGCACTCCCTGGCCGAGTTGATCCAGGCCGGCGAGCGCATGGACGGCAGTATGGTCCGCAGCACGGCCGTACAACATCCGGACAAGGTTGATGTGCTCGCGTATTTTCCGGAAACCCTGGCGGCGGAAGAGTTGACACCCGACAACGTCCGCGACTTCCAGGTCATCCTGCGCAATCTTTACCGCTGGATTGTCTTGGATGCCGGACCACAACATGGCCTGGAGGCAGAGGCAATCCTGCGTGCTGCCGATTTGGTCGTGGTGCTAACGCGGCTGGACCCGCCGGGTCTGCGCCTCACTCGGAAATATGTCCGTACTCTGGTCGATAACGGGGTTTCCGCCCAGGACATCGTCATCGTGGCGAACCGTTACGGTCAATCCGGACAAGTTCCCTGGCAGAAGGCGGAAGAGGCTTTGCAGCGGAAGATCGAAGCCTGGTTGCCGGACGACCCGCGGGCGGTGAACAATGCTCTGATCCTCGGACGGTCCGTAACCCAGACGGCCCGCTGGTCGCGTTTGAGCCGGGAATTACGCCGCCTGGCCTCTGCTTTGCTGGCGCGCCTGACATCGGCAAACAGTTAG
- a CDS encoding pilus assembly protein TadG-related protein, producing MFAQPRCRCWRGRAGASGVSVLIALPVLLLLIGFVVYVGLLRDVRYEAQGGADAAALAGARLLADDSLLLRSHYQTPMQNRVRQARQMAQTIGQLNLAGDERLTLDLNESNDPDGDIVIGHLDRPLGGTLTPLPADANSWDNASINAVRVAVRRSALPGLWGGRPPQQAIMARATAFLDWRVVGYRPSHDRPIPLIPIALYSDPSRTDMRSWEAQWHEGLVDSWSYDGVNRRWQVGADGLPEILQPLGGSTPAAGSALFLQIGVEDFAGTIQQIQEGIRRPELERQFGAGGFVLRGDNKVNVPGAAGLPPVGSPARGMLLEALQNVASTGAARLWPLYSEYDTLQGQVRVSGWTAARIVEIQTQGSNLVLILQPCVLPHAAVVTEPREPPPAFWENNRMVCRVRLAE from the coding sequence ATGTTCGCCCAGCCTCGGTGTCGGTGTTGGCGTGGCCGTGCCGGTGCCTCCGGCGTTAGCGTGCTCATCGCCCTGCCTGTTCTCCTCCTGTTAATCGGCTTTGTGGTGTATGTCGGCCTGCTACGCGATGTGCGCTACGAGGCGCAAGGGGGAGCCGATGCGGCGGCTTTAGCCGGTGCCCGCTTGCTGGCGGACGACAGTCTCCTGCTGCGGAGTCATTATCAAACCCCGATGCAAAACCGGGTCCGCCAAGCCCGCCAGATGGCTCAGACTATCGGCCAGCTCAACTTGGCCGGCGATGAACGCCTGACGTTGGACCTCAACGAGAGTAACGACCCGGATGGCGACATTGTCATCGGCCATTTGGACCGCCCCCTGGGAGGAACATTAACCCCCTTGCCAGCGGATGCGAACAGTTGGGACAATGCGTCGATCAATGCGGTGCGTGTCGCGGTACGGCGCTCGGCGCTGCCGGGATTGTGGGGCGGCCGGCCTCCCCAGCAGGCGATTATGGCACGGGCCACCGCCTTCCTGGATTGGCGCGTTGTCGGTTATCGCCCTAGCCATGATCGTCCCATCCCTCTGATCCCGATCGCCTTATATTCGGACCCCAGCAGGACCGACATGCGGAGCTGGGAAGCCCAATGGCACGAGGGTTTGGTCGATTCCTGGAGTTACGACGGTGTCAATCGGCGCTGGCAAGTCGGTGCGGATGGCTTGCCGGAAATCCTTCAGCCGTTGGGGGGGAGTACTCCGGCAGCCGGCTCGGCGCTGTTTCTTCAGATCGGGGTGGAAGATTTCGCCGGGACCATTCAGCAGATCCAGGAGGGAATCCGCCGACCGGAACTGGAACGGCAATTTGGAGCTGGCGGTTTTGTGCTCCGAGGGGATAATAAGGTGAATGTACCGGGTGCGGCGGGCTTGCCGCCCGTTGGCAGTCCGGCGCGTGGGATGCTGCTGGAAGCTTTACAGAATGTGGCCAGTACGGGAGCAGCGCGGCTCTGGCCACTCTATAGTGAATATGATACGCTCCAGGGACAGGTTCGCGTCAGCGGTTGGACGGCAGCCCGGATTGTGGAAATCCAGACGCAAGGGTCGAATCTGGTGCTAATCCTGCAACCTTGCGTTCTGCCTCACGCCGCTGTGGTGACTGAGCCGCGGGAACCGCCCCCTGCGTTTTGGGAAAATAATCGCATGGTCTGTCGCGTCCGACTTGCCGAGTAA
- a CDS encoding RcpC/CpaB family pilus assembly protein, whose product MRASTVFALALALLIGLGAVAVAKYAGLFDRKVAQEPPPPPPLKVLVAKQNMFEGTTVMADQVMVRELDPSEAEVLKARLGENWRSKLLPPMPAAAALRVLKRNVLADQVLLQDYFEELALPEEISRRLEPGTRAVNVQVPKSRAVGGQLRVGEYVDVFLTTEVTIGDQQELRTACIARSCKIVMKRNTPWTVLMMDPDDKPLNFTLQTNPYRAALIEYASTRGQLSLLPASPPPKLPPGVFSDPSSPEYAQEDQRVEKIVKGTMAVSDADLMRIFNIQPPPPRGLPPGATVIHHLTGVKDAGYTIIPHGGAYHPATLPGAVPPNPNGNYNRDAVPPPYTPVYPAGGSRDSMGRVSSLPAAAASAPISFRLPSATGEKCKTCEEARRAAQARQ is encoded by the coding sequence ATGAGAGCAAGCACCGTATTCGCCTTGGCCTTAGCGTTACTGATCGGCTTAGGGGCCGTCGCGGTCGCCAAGTATGCCGGTCTATTTGACCGCAAGGTGGCTCAGGAACCGCCGCCACCCCCGCCGCTCAAGGTGCTGGTGGCCAAGCAGAACATGTTCGAGGGAACGACCGTCATGGCCGATCAGGTCATGGTCCGGGAACTGGATCCGAGCGAGGCGGAGGTACTCAAAGCTCGATTGGGGGAAAACTGGCGGTCGAAGCTACTGCCGCCGATGCCTGCTGCTGCCGCCTTGCGTGTGCTCAAGCGGAACGTTCTGGCTGATCAGGTCTTGCTGCAAGATTACTTTGAGGAACTCGCCCTGCCGGAGGAGATCAGCCGGCGCTTGGAACCCGGCACCCGGGCCGTCAACGTGCAGGTTCCTAAGAGCCGAGCGGTAGGCGGGCAGTTGCGCGTCGGTGAATATGTGGACGTGTTCCTGACCACCGAGGTCACCATCGGGGATCAGCAGGAGTTGCGGACGGCCTGCATCGCTCGCAGTTGCAAGATCGTCATGAAGCGGAACACTCCCTGGACAGTGCTGATGATGGACCCGGACGACAAGCCGCTGAACTTCACGCTGCAGACAAACCCCTATCGCGCAGCTTTGATCGAATACGCCAGCACACGGGGCCAGTTGAGCTTGCTGCCCGCTTCTCCTCCGCCGAAGCTGCCGCCCGGAGTCTTCTCCGATCCTTCCAGTCCGGAATATGCCCAGGAGGACCAGCGGGTCGAGAAGATCGTCAAGGGAACAATGGCGGTCAGCGACGCTGATCTGATGCGGATATTCAACATCCAGCCGCCGCCCCCTCGCGGGCTGCCCCCAGGAGCGACGGTGATCCACCATCTGACGGGTGTCAAGGACGCGGGTTACACCATCATTCCTCACGGTGGGGCTTACCACCCCGCGACTCTGCCCGGTGCCGTGCCGCCCAATCCGAACGGCAACTACAATCGCGATGCCGTTCCTCCGCCCTACACTCCGGTCTATCCAGCGGGCGGCAGCCGCGATAGCATGGGCCGGGTTAGCAGCCTCCCCGCCGCGGCGGCCTCTGCACCGATCTCCTTCCGTTTGCCCAGTGCCACTGGCGAAAAGTGCAAGACGTGCGAGGAGGCTCGGCGCGCTGCCCAAGCTCGGCAATGA
- a CDS encoding TadE/TadG family type IV pilus assembly protein, translating into MTRSSARWDEFGARRQVRRGSTAVETLLVLPLLLAVAAGLVGLADLLVAEQLVGEASVRAARVAALGGDETEVRQVVAAVLGPTRAARAQVIIGRPDGQPSPIAPGEPLEVRVEISVRDATMTWLVPAPPSELLIGRSIMLKE; encoded by the coding sequence ATGACGAGATCGAGCGCAAGGTGGGATGAGTTTGGAGCGCGGCGTCAGGTTCGGCGGGGTTCCACAGCCGTGGAAACTTTGCTGGTCCTGCCGCTGCTGTTGGCTGTGGCCGCGGGCCTGGTGGGTCTGGCCGATCTCCTGGTGGCCGAGCAGCTAGTCGGGGAAGCCAGCGTGCGAGCGGCGCGAGTCGCGGCCTTAGGCGGGGATGAAACTGAGGTGCGGCAAGTGGTCGCTGCTGTGCTGGGTCCTACCCGTGCCGCCCGCGCTCAGGTGATCATCGGCCGCCCCGATGGGCAACCCAGCCCCATCGCACCGGGAGAGCCGCTGGAAGTGCGGGTCGAAATCAGCGTGCGCGATGCCACGATGACCTGGCTGGTGCCGGCCCCCCCCAGTGAGCTACTCATCGGCCGGTCCATCATGCTGAAAGAGTGA
- a CDS encoding A24 family peptidase produces the protein MERTFFPNVWFAWVFLGVLFGLTGIAAWTDTKRAKIPNVLTVAMLVLGLIANAVRGGWQGAMGRPLWVWETGTVWLGILDGLTLALVGATVAFVLMFILWVMGTCGGGDVKLMTAIGAWLGLSGFLFVWLATAIVLLVWVFFRVVGSGLSPRRIKATMAKLDADRRAMNEGKALPASRPMRMTYSLPLLISLVAVLLYVYRWELQIVNPRGVSPATPQTGWVAHDEIERKVG, from the coding sequence GTGGAGAGAACCTTTTTCCCGAACGTATGGTTTGCCTGGGTCTTTCTCGGGGTGCTGTTTGGACTGACCGGCATCGCTGCGTGGACAGACACCAAGCGGGCCAAGATTCCGAATGTGCTGACCGTGGCGATGCTGGTGCTGGGGCTGATCGCCAATGCCGTGCGCGGGGGATGGCAGGGTGCTATGGGCCGGCCGTTGTGGGTGTGGGAAACGGGGACGGTCTGGCTCGGTATCCTGGATGGTCTGACGCTGGCGTTGGTGGGGGCAACCGTGGCCTTCGTGCTGATGTTCATCCTTTGGGTGATGGGCACCTGCGGCGGAGGTGACGTGAAACTCATGACGGCGATTGGTGCCTGGCTGGGACTGAGCGGCTTTCTGTTCGTCTGGCTGGCGACGGCGATCGTGCTTTTGGTTTGGGTCTTCTTCCGCGTCGTGGGAAGCGGTTTATCCCCCCGGCGGATCAAGGCCACAATGGCGAAACTCGATGCCGATCGCCGGGCCATGAATGAAGGGAAAGCCCTTCCGGCGTCCCGGCCGATGCGGATGACCTACTCGCTGCCGCTTTTGATCAGTCTCGTGGCCGTTTTGCTGTACGTCTATCGTTGGGAATTGCAGATAGTGAATCCCCGCGGGGTCTCACCCGCCACTCCTCAAACCGGATGGGTCGCCCATGACGAGATCGAGCGCAAGGTGGGATGA
- a CDS encoding Flp family type IVb pilin → MFAKLWKDEAGVISVEYLFLVTIVGLGLVVGFANLEGAINVEYTELSNAILALSQDYHVVTQSGCKASKQGSDADDTAGRAAFGQTSVETTPPGNNDINQAFCGV, encoded by the coding sequence ATGTTCGCCAAACTGTGGAAGGACGAGGCTGGTGTCATCTCCGTCGAGTACCTGTTCCTCGTCACGATCGTCGGTCTGGGCTTGGTGGTCGGCTTCGCCAATCTGGAAGGGGCGATCAACGTCGAGTACACCGAGCTGTCCAATGCCATCCTCGCCTTGAGCCAGGATTATCATGTTGTCACGCAGAGCGGCTGCAAGGCCAGCAAGCAGGGTTCGGATGCGGATGACACTGCTGGTCGTGCTGCATTCGGACAAACCAGTGTGGAAACCACTCCTCCGGGTAACAATGACATCAACCAGGCCTTCTGCGGCGTGTGA
- a CDS encoding type II and III secretion system protein family protein, producing MGCLLCLGVVSASAQNPSGGPGSGGGPTLNTGAMPRVISGTLPPGESVLPAGQMPGPALATLPPLLLSPDGKLTPVVLPQGAQPPGGGAPGAAQPPAGQPGGGGMGPPPGTLPQPRPFPQLPFGEEKLRLPRLAGSGILGTTPVPTEKDLEQFRQFIEGVIDPRNTLDLIEGRARVILLKETPKRTQIVDESVANFRILEPDGKQMTIIGLKAGITVLNLWFTDPKQKDKDVILSYLVRVFPDPEAKERLEAVYKALEQEINRAYPRSRVRLTLIGDKIMVSGQAHDIIEAFQIIRIVGANAPGQQQQQQGQQQRPNVPTSALTPTGNPFDPLRPGQTPGLEEFLTAGGPNVINNLRVPGEQQVMLRVMVAEVNRAAARSIGVNFSIINNQGTLVFGQHTGNLISGLTQPGAGNAAGLVNLPVNLDNGQIPIAIQALRTLNYAKSLAEPTLTARNGATAFFLAGGQFPVPVITGLGAFGQFGGGLQGVQFVPFGVQLFFTPVITDRDRIRLTVTATVSTRDNAAATTIAGALVPGLNTRTFSTTVELREGQTMAVAGLIQTNSGAQAERVPFFGDLPFVGRLASFQRASAGEQELVILVTPELVHPLEPHELPKLPGADVFEPGDLEFYLLGRLESRRAYDYRSPVMTDIHRMLSYRRCERQYILGPSGHTEEPEAALLIYQPPASGDANGTAPPAGSTTPQSPSTPPNNNSGSRAAPSSPPPLTAQPATLPVRTDPHRR from the coding sequence GTGGGATGTCTGCTGTGCCTGGGAGTGGTGAGTGCCTCGGCTCAGAATCCGAGCGGGGGGCCAGGAAGTGGTGGCGGCCCGACTCTGAACACCGGCGCCATGCCGAGGGTAATCAGTGGCACTTTACCTCCCGGCGAAAGTGTGCTACCGGCAGGGCAGATGCCTGGGCCGGCGCTGGCCACACTCCCGCCGCTGCTTCTCAGTCCCGATGGTAAGCTGACCCCGGTGGTTCTCCCCCAAGGCGCTCAACCTCCAGGAGGAGGGGCACCCGGAGCGGCGCAGCCGCCCGCCGGTCAACCGGGCGGAGGAGGAATGGGCCCGCCGCCAGGAACGCTCCCACAACCGCGGCCCTTCCCGCAATTGCCGTTTGGCGAAGAGAAGCTACGCCTTCCCCGCCTCGCTGGGAGTGGCATCCTCGGAACCACACCGGTTCCCACCGAGAAGGACCTGGAACAGTTCCGCCAATTTATCGAGGGTGTAATAGATCCCCGCAATACCCTGGACCTCATCGAAGGTCGCGCCCGCGTCATCCTCCTCAAAGAGACGCCCAAACGAACCCAAATCGTCGATGAGTCGGTGGCCAATTTCCGCATCCTGGAACCGGATGGCAAGCAAATGACCATCATCGGCCTCAAGGCCGGCATTACCGTACTCAACCTCTGGTTCACCGATCCCAAGCAGAAGGACAAGGACGTGATTCTGAGCTATCTCGTCCGCGTCTTTCCCGATCCGGAGGCCAAGGAGCGGCTCGAAGCGGTCTACAAGGCTTTGGAGCAGGAGATCAATCGGGCTTATCCCCGCAGCCGCGTCCGGTTGACCCTGATCGGTGACAAGATCATGGTCTCTGGCCAGGCGCACGACATCATCGAGGCGTTCCAGATCATTCGGATCGTCGGCGCGAATGCACCGGGGCAACAGCAGCAGCAACAAGGGCAGCAACAGCGGCCGAACGTGCCGACCTCTGCCCTGACCCCGACCGGCAACCCTTTCGATCCGCTCCGCCCCGGCCAGACTCCGGGCCTGGAAGAGTTCCTGACCGCAGGCGGCCCCAACGTCATCAATAACCTGCGAGTACCGGGGGAGCAGCAAGTCATGCTGCGGGTCATGGTAGCGGAGGTCAATCGTGCCGCCGCCCGAAGCATCGGAGTCAACTTCAGCATCATCAATAATCAAGGCACGCTGGTCTTCGGGCAGCACACGGGAAATCTGATCTCCGGCCTAACCCAGCCCGGTGCGGGAAACGCCGCCGGACTGGTCAACCTGCCGGTCAACTTGGACAACGGTCAGATTCCGATCGCCATCCAGGCGCTGCGCACACTCAACTATGCCAAGTCGCTGGCGGAACCGACGTTGACGGCCCGGAACGGCGCCACCGCGTTCTTTTTGGCCGGCGGGCAATTCCCAGTCCCTGTGATCACGGGTCTGGGCGCCTTCGGCCAGTTCGGCGGCGGCTTGCAGGGCGTGCAATTCGTCCCCTTCGGCGTGCAACTATTCTTCACCCCGGTGATCACCGATCGGGATCGCATCCGCCTAACCGTAACAGCGACGGTCAGCACGCGAGACAACGCCGCTGCGACCACTATCGCCGGCGCCTTGGTACCGGGACTGAACACCCGCACCTTTTCGACCACGGTGGAGTTGCGCGAGGGACAAACCATGGCTGTGGCCGGTTTGATCCAAACCAACAGCGGTGCTCAGGCTGAACGGGTGCCGTTCTTCGGCGATCTGCCCTTCGTAGGCCGCCTGGCTTCCTTCCAGCGAGCCAGCGCCGGGGAACAGGAGTTGGTTATTCTCGTCACCCCAGAATTGGTCCATCCGCTGGAACCGCATGAGCTACCCAAGCTGCCAGGAGCGGATGTCTTCGAGCCGGGGGACCTGGAGTTCTATCTCCTGGGGCGTCTGGAAAGCCGTCGGGCGTATGACTATCGCAGCCCGGTCATGACAGACATCCACCGCATGCTCAGCTATCGTCGCTGCGAGCGGCAGTACATTCTCGGACCGAGCGGCCATACGGAGGAACCGGAAGCCGCCCTGCTCATCTACCAGCCGCCCGCTTCCGGCGATGCCAACGGCACAGCACCCCCCGCGGGTTCTACTACCCCGCAAAGTCCATCAACCCCGCCGAACAACAACAGCGGCAGCCGGGCAGCTCCCAGTTCTCCACCGCCGCTCACTGCCCAACCGGCGACGCTGCCTGTGCGGACTGATCCCCACCGACGGTGA
- a CDS encoding tetratricopeptide repeat protein: MTRFFPAVGLASFLLPLVAGCQGTTGTIHSGSGLLSSARLWQSDPPALLIGPEAAAQAPPPPELPAPEAARLAFRTAQEFEKNGRIPEAIQFYEKARSHDPAMRLHAARRLAVLYDLTGDFPKADAEYALLLQAHPKDADLLNDLGYSHYCRGQWSTSEHYLTQAVQLQPQHKKAWINLGLARAQQGKVEESLQAFQQAVSPAQAHCNLAFVLAAQGHREQALQHYRTALQLDPSLRLAQAALARLSPPQAESPASAP; this comes from the coding sequence ATGACCCGCTTCTTCCCTGCCGTTGGTCTGGCAAGTTTCCTGCTCCCTCTGGTCGCGGGCTGCCAAGGGACAACGGGGACGATCCACTCCGGCAGCGGCCTCCTCAGCAGTGCCCGCCTGTGGCAGAGCGACCCGCCTGCGCTGCTCATCGGTCCCGAAGCGGCAGCCCAAGCCCCCCCACCGCCGGAATTGCCCGCACCCGAAGCCGCCCGCTTAGCCTTCCGCACGGCTCAGGAATTCGAGAAAAACGGCCGCATCCCGGAAGCCATCCAGTTCTACGAAAAAGCCCGTAGCCATGATCCCGCTATGCGTCTCCATGCCGCCCGCCGCCTCGCCGTCCTCTACGACCTCACCGGCGACTTCCCCAAGGCGGACGCCGAATATGCCCTACTGCTTCAGGCCCATCCCAAGGATGCCGATCTCCTCAACGACCTCGGCTACAGCCATTACTGTCGTGGACAGTGGTCCACTTCTGAACACTATCTCACTCAAGCGGTGCAACTCCAGCCGCAGCACAAAAAAGCCTGGATTAACCTCGGTTTGGCCCGCGCTCAACAGGGCAAGGTGGAGGAAAGCCTCCAGGCCTTCCAGCAGGCCGTTTCGCCCGCGCAAGCCCATTGCAACCTGGCCTTTGTTCTAGCGGCTCAGGGGCACCGAGAGCAGGCGTTGCAGCACTACCGCACGGCATTGCAGCTCGATCCCAGCCTCCGTCTCGCCCAAGCCGCTCTGGCTCGCTTGTCCCCTCCCCAGGCCGAGAGTCCAGCTTCCGCGCCCTGA
- a CDS encoding PEP-CTERM sorting domain-containing protein encodes MKCRMMFLAVLATTCLSLGWSSTVTAAPITLDDFSVPNPANTFNFNSSQTVTNSGVGDLNATRTVTLNVISASSGLSVFSIGGGTTGNLDLNSNSSHIVEMTLAYTGFTPFSLPSGANIQLPVQFHDRKADIKLTIVGSSTQTIVQTVPTINVGDPIHFANFVLTSGINNITDISFSFNYSGSNPNRNGYDIILAGGDQPVRIFQDVPEPGTLATLGLIGVVGGLALRRRLRKGEVA; translated from the coding sequence ATGAAATGCCGCATGATGTTCCTCGCCGTGCTCGCCACTACCTGCTTGAGCTTGGGCTGGTCCTCCACCGTCACCGCCGCCCCGATTACCTTGGACGATTTTTCGGTCCCCAATCCCGCAAACACCTTCAATTTCAATTCAAGTCAAACGGTGACAAATAGTGGTGTTGGGGATCTAAATGCGACACGTACAGTTACTCTAAATGTGATATCAGCATCAAGTGGCCTTTCAGTCTTCTCTATAGGAGGTGGTACTACGGGGAATTTGGATCTAAACTCGAATAGCTCGCACATAGTAGAGATGACATTAGCATACACTGGTTTTACTCCATTCTCCCTTCCGAGTGGCGCAAACATACAGCTCCCTGTTCAGTTCCATGATCGTAAGGCTGACATAAAGCTTACAATCGTTGGAAGTAGCACACAAACAATAGTACAGACAGTACCAACAATCAACGTTGGCGATCCAATTCACTTTGCAAACTTTGTTCTAACTTCAGGAATAAATAATATCACGGATATCTCTTTCTCATTCAACTATTCTGGATCGAATCCCAATCGCAACGGATACGACATTATTCTGGCCGGCGGCGATCAACCGGTGCGGATATTCCAGGATGTTCCCGAGCCGGGGACGTTGGCGACGCTGGGGCTGATCGGCGTGGTCGGCGGCCTGGCTTTGCGGCGCCGATTGCGAAAGGGCGAAGTTGCGTGA
- a CDS encoding exosortase/archaeosortase family protein, whose protein sequence is MSVASPPPSIGWSRQTLYWLAGTWLLTAALFYPTLRLLVQLWERDDNYSHGYAVVPISLWLGWRISRRVGPPQGGEWLFASLNLLIGLVLQGAAVVVRWPPLSYLALICILRGTLVAAGGRRWADAFNFPLLFLFFMFPLPVTWTSYLSLWLQDIVARVSETVLSLFVVCHRVGHSLRIAGVDRSLVIAEECSGLGQIIAFAAFAVLLGHLLQRSWWHRLLLVLLAVPTAIVANTLRVLLMHAGAIWFGTSWLSGTLHDMPALFSLPVGILLFLLLDHWLSTWPSPTASSEPVLAPSPGSIPPQRGLQWVIAWLLVGGAGLWLLQAHLQEAGEWSYPNLQASLAEVPLSIPNGNADQALWKGQVLTDQEAHLRQRLSFADDLLMRIYRTEEGDWVRVYMVHSRAGEDRKHHPEICIRDVSGAPEDVAFRQRVPLNAAGSAEAQRFRFWTGANRSLVVYYWHYTLEPVALEGQSRLQRLHQRVGISPPSVTVQVSTSGENPNHLAAVEKTLLPALHAVMEHQILPAGSRCGCDRIPIGLAR, encoded by the coding sequence ATGAGTGTGGCCTCGCCCCCACCCTCGATCGGATGGAGCCGCCAGACCTTGTATTGGCTGGCAGGAACGTGGTTGCTAACCGCGGCCCTGTTTTATCCCACCCTCCGCCTGCTCGTGCAACTCTGGGAGCGGGATGATAACTACTCGCACGGCTACGCGGTCGTTCCCATCAGCTTGTGGCTGGGGTGGCGGATTTCCCGGCGGGTGGGTCCCCCCCAAGGCGGAGAGTGGCTGTTCGCTTCGCTCAATCTGCTGATTGGGTTGGTGTTGCAGGGTGCAGCGGTGGTAGTACGCTGGCCGCCGCTGAGCTATCTCGCCCTGATTTGTATCCTGCGGGGGACGCTAGTGGCCGCTGGGGGCCGACGCTGGGCGGATGCCTTCAACTTCCCCCTCCTCTTTCTGTTTTTCATGTTCCCCTTGCCGGTGACCTGGACCAGTTACCTGTCCCTCTGGCTGCAAGACATTGTGGCTCGTGTCAGCGAGACGGTGCTGTCCCTGTTTGTCGTGTGCCACCGGGTGGGGCATTCCCTGCGGATTGCGGGGGTGGATCGCTCACTGGTCATCGCGGAAGAGTGCAGCGGGCTGGGGCAGATCATCGCCTTTGCCGCCTTTGCGGTCCTGTTGGGTCATCTGCTGCAACGGAGCTGGTGGCACCGTCTCCTGCTGGTGCTGCTGGCAGTTCCTACGGCGATTGTGGCGAACACGCTGCGGGTACTGCTCATGCATGCGGGGGCCATCTGGTTTGGGACGAGTTGGCTTAGCGGCACGCTCCACGACATGCCGGCGCTGTTCAGCCTGCCGGTGGGCATACTCCTGTTTTTACTGCTCGACCACTGGCTGAGCACATGGCCCTCGCCAACTGCCTCATCAGAGCCGGTCCTTGCTCCTTCTCCCGGCTCGATTCCCCCGCAGCGGGGCTTGCAATGGGTGATCGCTTGGCTGCTCGTAGGAGGAGCCGGACTCTGGCTGCTGCAAGCCCATTTGCAAGAGGCGGGAGAGTGGAGTTATCCCAACCTGCAAGCCTCGCTCGCGGAGGTTCCGCTGAGTATTCCCAACGGGAACGCAGACCAGGCTCTCTGGAAGGGACAGGTCCTAACGGACCAGGAAGCCCATCTGCGGCAGCGACTGTCTTTTGCCGACGACCTGCTGATGCGCATCTACCGGACAGAAGAGGGAGACTGGGTCCGCGTGTACATGGTCCACTCCCGCGCGGGGGAAGACCGCAAGCATCATCCGGAAATCTGCATCCGCGATGTGAGCGGCGCCCCGGAGGATGTGGCCTTCCGCCAGCGAGTCCCACTTAACGCTGCTGGTTCAGCCGAAGCCCAACGCTTCCGCTTCTGGACCGGTGCCAATCGCTCGCTGGTCGTTTATTATTGGCACTATACGCTCGAACCTGTGGCACTGGAGGGTCAGTCCCGTTTACAACGATTGCATCAGCGGGTGGGTATATCTCCGCCGAGTGTCACCGTTCAGGTCAGTACGAGTGGAGAAAATCCTAACCATCTAGCGGCGGTGGAGAAAACGCTCCTGCCTGCCCTGCACGCTGTCATGGAACACCAGATATTACCGGCCGGCAGCCGCTGCGGTTGCGATCGCATCCCGATCGGCTTGGCCCGCTGA